The following are encoded in a window of Brevibacillus sp. DP1.3A genomic DNA:
- a CDS encoding ABC transporter ATP-binding protein, which produces MINVRNLQKSYQDTPVLHGIDFCVDKGEFFGIIGPNGSGKSTLLKMISGVIKADAGDILIQEKKLHSYPRKELAKILAVLEQEGLPPVGFRVREVLEMGRFPYQNWLGEEKQDVASLIDEVVQMLGLDHLEERTLDQLSGGEKQRVALGKALIQRPQVLLLDEPTTYLDIGYQIQLMDIVRKWQKTTQVTVIAVLHDLNLASLYCDRILMLHKGKQISVGAPKDILQSDRIEAVYGTRPIVMEHPVHHLPQIILQSQV; this is translated from the coding sequence ATGATCAATGTGCGCAACTTGCAAAAATCGTATCAGGATACGCCTGTTTTGCACGGCATCGATTTTTGCGTGGACAAGGGAGAATTTTTTGGCATCATCGGACCGAATGGAAGCGGTAAATCCACCTTGCTGAAAATGATTTCAGGTGTCATCAAGGCAGATGCAGGAGACATTTTAATTCAAGAGAAAAAGCTTCATTCCTATCCACGCAAAGAGCTTGCCAAAATACTGGCTGTTTTGGAGCAAGAGGGCCTGCCGCCAGTCGGCTTTCGTGTCCGAGAGGTGTTGGAGATGGGGCGCTTTCCTTACCAAAATTGGCTGGGGGAAGAGAAGCAGGATGTCGCATCGCTCATTGATGAAGTCGTACAGATGCTCGGTCTTGACCATTTGGAAGAGCGCACACTGGATCAGTTGAGTGGTGGGGAAAAGCAGCGCGTAGCTTTGGGGAAGGCATTGATCCAAAGACCTCAGGTGCTGTTGCTCGATGAACCCACGACTTACCTCGATATCGGGTACCAGATTCAACTCATGGACATCGTGCGAAAATGGCAAAAGACGACGCAGGTGACGGTCATTGCTGTGCTGCACGATCTGAATCTGGCCTCCCTATACTGCGATCGTATTTTGATGCTGCATAAAGGAAAGCAGATAAGCGTCGGCGCACCAAAAGACATCTTGCAAAGTGACAGAATTGAGGCTGTATACGGAACCAGACCGATTGTCATGGAGCATCCTGTCCATCATTTGCCGCAAATTATTTTGCAGTCGCAAGTATAA
- the cobU gene encoding bifunctional adenosylcobinamide kinase/adenosylcobinamide-phosphate guanylyltransferase has product MIVLITGGARSGKSTFAEKYAAHLGSSGVYIATAPITDEEMEERILHHRDRRLQSNFPWQTIEEPYALTEWLAKLGAQKDIQEQQTVILVDCLILWVSNWLLHDGEEQPFEQVLQQVDRLVNKLKDYPGTVLLVTNEVGDGLVPQHPLGRKFRDLAGLMNQRVAAVADQVFLVTAGIPVELKGQAFRF; this is encoded by the coding sequence ATGATCGTACTCATTACAGGCGGAGCACGCAGCGGAAAAAGCACGTTTGCCGAAAAATATGCGGCTCATTTGGGCTCCTCGGGTGTTTACATCGCGACCGCACCAATCACTGATGAGGAAATGGAAGAGCGGATCCTTCACCACCGAGACCGCCGCTTGCAGTCCAACTTTCCTTGGCAAACGATTGAGGAGCCGTACGCATTGACAGAGTGGCTCGCGAAGCTGGGAGCACAAAAGGACATACAAGAACAGCAGACAGTGATTTTGGTTGATTGCTTGATCCTTTGGGTGTCCAATTGGCTGCTGCATGATGGAGAGGAGCAACCGTTTGAGCAAGTGCTCCAGCAGGTTGATAGGCTGGTAAACAAGCTAAAAGACTACCCAGGGACGGTTTTGCTGGTGACAAACGAAGTAGGCGACGGACTCGTCCCACAACATCCGTTGGGCCGTAAGTTCCGTGACTTAGCGGGCTTGATGAATCAACGTGTGGCAGCTGTGGCCGATCAAGTTTTTCTTGTCACAGCAGGGATTCCGGTGGAGCTAAAAGGACAAGCTTTCCGATTTTAA
- a CDS encoding ABC transporter substrate-binding protein, which yields MKRSLRFMIPLLVAASLAGCAGNDNSQPAPGGQTSAPQTAPQENAAEQPAKQTTYPLTVTDATGKEVTFAKAPERIVSTSPAETEILFALGLEDRIVAVSDYDDYPDAAKAKPKIGGVVKPNEEAILAQTPDMVVGGISMEKPVADKLKSLGMPVYITHPTKMDDILNNVLAMGVITNTQEQAEKVVEQMKKDIAYVQEAVKNVKPEEKKKVYLEFSPGWTVGKGEFMDELITLAGATNIASDTEGWNPISEEKILQNDPDVILYASGITDEKTGVKLEDMIANRNGWDKMKAIREKQIFGMDQNILSRPGPRITQGLIEVAKAIYPDLVK from the coding sequence ATGAAACGTTCATTGCGATTCATGATCCCACTACTAGTTGCGGCGAGCCTCGCAGGTTGTGCGGGTAACGATAACAGCCAGCCAGCACCAGGTGGACAAACAAGTGCACCGCAGACAGCACCGCAAGAGAATGCGGCCGAGCAGCCTGCAAAACAAACAACGTATCCATTGACAGTCACGGATGCGACAGGAAAAGAAGTAACCTTTGCAAAAGCTCCTGAGCGAATCGTCTCAACATCACCTGCCGAGACAGAGATTTTGTTCGCATTAGGCTTGGAAGATCGGATCGTAGCTGTCTCAGACTATGATGATTATCCAGATGCGGCGAAGGCAAAGCCGAAAATTGGCGGAGTCGTCAAACCAAATGAAGAAGCCATTCTCGCTCAAACACCGGATATGGTCGTTGGTGGGATTTCGATGGAAAAGCCAGTGGCTGACAAGCTCAAATCTCTCGGAATGCCAGTCTATATTACCCATCCGACAAAGATGGACGACATCCTAAACAATGTTTTGGCGATGGGCGTTATCACAAATACACAAGAACAAGCTGAAAAAGTCGTCGAACAAATGAAGAAAGACATCGCCTACGTTCAAGAAGCAGTGAAAAATGTAAAACCAGAAGAGAAGAAAAAGGTATACCTGGAATTTTCCCCAGGCTGGACAGTCGGAAAAGGCGAATTCATGGACGAACTCATCACGCTGGCTGGGGCGACAAACATTGCCTCCGACACCGAAGGATGGAATCCGATCAGTGAAGAAAAGATTTTGCAAAACGACCCAGACGTCATTTTGTATGCGAGCGGAATTACCGATGAAAAGACTGGCGTCAAGCTGGAGGATATGATCGCGAATCGCAATGGCTGGGATAAAATGAAGGCGATCCGTGAAAAACAAATCTTTGGCATGGACCAAAATATTTTGTCCCGTCCTGGTCCGCGTATTACACAAGGCTTGATCGAAGTAGCCAAGGCGATTTACCCTGACTTGGTGAAATAA
- a CDS encoding YitT family protein — translation MMRRALQLSKRYSMILFGACLLAFAYYHINFQNHLSEGGFVGLGLLAKYAFDLSPAMVMLLLDIPLFLVAWLVRGRQFIWDTIFASLAFTVFYDLFERFSPIVMDMSRMMPLASVLSGVLTGLGTGLVLRYGAATGGDDIFSLLISKYTGLSIGTVFLLLDVIVLCMSFWFVPMKEMMYTILAVVISSQVITWTVNHGAGMEVMEEEHGHGSVSMTHR, via the coding sequence ATGATGAGGAGAGCGCTGCAGTTATCTAAGCGTTACAGTATGATTTTGTTTGGAGCTTGTTTACTTGCTTTTGCGTATTATCACATTAACTTTCAGAACCATTTGTCTGAAGGTGGGTTTGTTGGCTTAGGGTTATTGGCGAAATACGCCTTTGACTTGTCGCCAGCGATGGTGATGCTTTTGCTGGATATTCCACTGTTTTTGGTTGCCTGGTTAGTAAGAGGCCGCCAGTTCATTTGGGACACGATCTTTGCATCACTTGCTTTTACCGTATTTTACGATTTGTTTGAACGATTTTCACCGATTGTCATGGATATGAGCAGAATGATGCCGCTGGCGTCTGTCTTGTCCGGTGTATTGACCGGGCTGGGTACCGGATTGGTTCTGCGCTATGGAGCTGCGACAGGTGGAGACGATATTTTCTCCCTGTTGATCAGTAAGTACACGGGATTGTCCATTGGTACGGTCTTTCTTTTACTGGACGTCATTGTGCTTTGCATGTCGTTCTGGTTCGTACCGATGAAAGAGATGATGTATACCATTTTGGCCGTTGTCATTTCCAGCCAAGTCATCACCTGGACCGTCAATCATGGTGCAGGAATGGAGGTCATGGAAGAGGAGCACGGGCATGGAAGCGTCTCGATGACCCACCGGTAA
- a CDS encoding pyridoxamine 5'-phosphate oxidase family protein, with protein sequence MGQLFSELRPEHEKFIKKQRMFFVASAPLDTDGHVNLSPKGYDSFRIISPTEVAYLDLTGSGNETSAHLQENGRITLMFCAFEGPPLIMRLFGKGTVILPDSPRWDELVKDFPLLPGARQIITVNVQEVKTSCGWAIPFYSYSKERDTLQKWTLAKDEEELLDYQKENNVVSMDGLPTPLGQKLFPAVGGDN encoded by the coding sequence ATGGGTCAGCTTTTTTCTGAGTTACGACCTGAGCATGAGAAGTTTATCAAGAAGCAACGGATGTTCTTTGTTGCCTCTGCTCCTTTGGATACAGATGGTCACGTGAATCTTTCACCGAAAGGGTACGATTCTTTTCGCATCATATCACCTACGGAGGTCGCCTATTTAGACCTGACTGGAAGCGGAAATGAAACCAGTGCACATCTACAGGAAAATGGCAGGATTACTCTCATGTTTTGTGCATTTGAAGGCCCCCCTCTCATCATGCGCCTATTCGGCAAAGGAACGGTTATTCTCCCAGATTCGCCTCGGTGGGATGAGCTCGTAAAAGATTTCCCGCTTCTGCCCGGTGCTCGTCAAATCATTACCGTAAACGTACAGGAAGTAAAGACTTCTTGCGGCTGGGCTATCCCCTTTTATTCCTATTCAAAAGAACGCGACACCCTTCAGAAATGGACTTTGGCTAAAGACGAGGAGGAACTGCTTGATTATCAAAAGGAAAACAATGTAGTAAGCATGGATGGATTGCCAACACCATTGGGACAAAAGCTTTTTCCCGCAGTAGGTGGGGATAACTAA
- a CDS encoding YafY family protein, with translation MARESFDKELQLLRLLFLTAGAYNRQQLAERLGISVHTLDKTIKKLKDIQSTFYQHVGDEEKKEYYAQLRYNYFEVTDNFLMFLYHAKSLKDSEVERLSHILEKLRQQPLSIKGLLDTFVDTEPDEKTIRQDIKYLEEIGVIKNVSEVRPFVYHFDGELLDSLTDDELLDLYDFIDFMANTQLPAVPGYLLQEKVKRYLKFRLKLNDASAFLYKYHFVSRILDEYQALLLTEAIRQRKIVEFHYYTPKRLKFYDSQNTNPAFQRDTSGRYQKVIPLRVIFDHQYGRWYLLAQGCGNGPLRKYRVEGMTKLVTGRSVTPEIFSSLQASADERIAHSWLIDTGKLVTVRLRFFQPRDTPHSFIQERVEAQGQWGIVTEESRESFVYEIKVNSTMEITPWIRSFGSSVEVLEPLFLRKQFQKEWEELLAYYESV, from the coding sequence ATGGCACGCGAAAGCTTTGACAAAGAGCTGCAATTGCTCCGTCTCCTGTTTTTGACCGCTGGTGCCTACAATCGGCAGCAGCTAGCCGAGCGGCTCGGAATCTCCGTTCATACACTTGATAAAACAATAAAAAAGCTGAAGGACATCCAATCGACCTTTTATCAGCATGTCGGCGATGAGGAGAAAAAAGAGTATTACGCGCAGCTTCGTTACAACTATTTTGAGGTCACCGACAATTTCTTGATGTTTTTGTACCATGCAAAATCATTGAAGGATTCGGAAGTAGAGCGACTGTCGCACATCTTGGAAAAGCTCAGACAACAGCCTCTCTCCATTAAAGGCTTGCTGGATACGTTTGTGGATACAGAGCCCGATGAAAAAACGATTCGCCAGGACATAAAATACCTCGAAGAAATTGGCGTGATTAAAAATGTTAGTGAGGTCAGACCGTTCGTTTATCATTTCGACGGTGAGCTACTGGACTCGCTGACGGACGACGAGTTATTGGACCTGTATGATTTCATCGACTTCATGGCCAATACACAGCTGCCGGCCGTCCCTGGTTATCTTCTGCAAGAAAAAGTGAAGCGTTATCTCAAATTTCGCTTGAAGCTAAACGATGCATCTGCGTTTTTATACAAATATCATTTCGTCTCACGTATTCTCGATGAATATCAAGCTTTGCTTCTCACGGAAGCCATTCGTCAGCGAAAAATCGTTGAATTTCACTACTACACGCCCAAACGCCTAAAGTTTTACGATTCCCAAAATACGAATCCGGCTTTCCAACGGGATACATCGGGGCGATATCAAAAAGTGATTCCACTCCGAGTTATTTTTGATCATCAATACGGCAGATGGTACTTGCTGGCACAAGGATGCGGCAATGGACCGCTGCGCAAATACCGAGTGGAAGGTATGACCAAGCTCGTAACAGGCAGGTCCGTTACGCCGGAAATCTTCTCTTCCTTACAAGCAAGTGCGGATGAGCGCATTGCCCATAGTTGGCTGATTGATACCGGAAAACTCGTAACCGTACGCCTTCGCTTTTTTCAGCCTCGGGATACGCCTCATTCCTTTATCCAAGAGCGAGTGGAGGCACAGGGGCAATGGGGGATTGTGACCGAGGAATCACGGGAAAGCTTTGTGTACGAGATAAAAGTGAACAGCACGATGGAAATTACACCGTGGATTCGCAGCTTCGGTTCAAGCGTCGAAGTTCTTGAACCGCTGTTTCTTCGCAAGCAATTCCAAAAAGAATGGGAGGAGCTGCTCGCCTACTATGAATCTGTTTGA
- a CDS encoding MBL fold metallo-hydrolase encodes MQSSPPIYLGERIHLIDGFDMGWAERTGTYVIAEEELTLVETGPSPSVPYIKAGLAKLGYTPEQVKYIIVTHIHLDHAGGVGLFLKDCPNAKVVVHPKGARHLVDPSRLIAGARAVYHDDFDRLFDPIEAVLEERILIRGDGDTLKIGENCVLEFLDSPGHANHHFSIYDPVSRGMFTGDTAGVLYPQLKKDGIHLVLPSTSPNQFDPDAMLASLSRFEARKLSRIYFGHFGMSEQVDDVYRQIREWLPVFVAEGESTLAVGQTYDELSRKLLGRVSDYLQSQGISGDHEVFEVLKLDLQVCSMGILDYLHKRG; translated from the coding sequence ATGCAATCATCACCGCCAATTTACTTAGGGGAACGCATCCATTTAATAGACGGTTTCGATATGGGCTGGGCGGAACGTACGGGGACATATGTGATCGCGGAAGAGGAGCTCACATTGGTCGAAACAGGGCCAAGCCCCTCCGTCCCATACATCAAGGCCGGTCTCGCCAAGCTCGGTTATACGCCGGAACAAGTAAAATACATCATCGTGACGCATATTCACTTGGATCATGCAGGAGGAGTAGGACTGTTTCTGAAGGATTGTCCGAACGCAAAGGTCGTCGTCCACCCGAAAGGTGCACGTCATCTCGTTGATCCGAGCCGGCTGATCGCAGGGGCGAGAGCGGTGTATCATGATGATTTTGATCGATTGTTTGATCCGATTGAGGCAGTTCTCGAGGAGCGGATTTTGATTCGCGGGGACGGAGATACACTAAAGATCGGGGAGAATTGCGTATTGGAGTTTCTGGATTCCCCAGGTCACGCCAATCATCACTTCAGCATCTACGATCCAGTAAGCCGCGGCATGTTCACAGGTGATACCGCAGGTGTACTCTATCCACAGCTTAAAAAGGATGGCATACACCTCGTGCTACCATCTACTTCGCCGAATCAGTTTGACCCGGATGCCATGTTAGCGTCTCTAAGCCGTTTTGAAGCGCGTAAGCTAAGTCGAATTTACTTTGGTCATTTTGGGATGTCAGAGCAGGTTGACGACGTGTACCGCCAAATACGTGAGTGGCTCCCCGTGTTTGTGGCGGAAGGAGAATCAACGCTTGCTGTTGGACAAACCTATGACGAGCTGTCTCGTAAGTTATTGGGACGAGTCTCGGATTATCTACAGTCACAAGGAATCAGTGGTGACCACGAAGTTTTCGAGGTACTCAAGCTCGATTTACAAGTATGCTCCATGGGCATTCTAGATTATTTGCACAAACGAGGGTAA
- a CDS encoding iron ABC transporter permease: protein MKKRLFIWGGVSCLVLLASIVISISMGAAHLPISQVWLILLHQIPGLSEWITVTWPESSEQIVMKVRFPRVVLAVLIGACLSLAGAGFQGVLRNPLADPFTMGVASGSAVGAAFLILFGLQISFLGAWSTPVVAFLTGLLSLWIVLGLASTQGKLQTETLILSGVVVQAFLGSLVSFMVSLSDQTVNEIVFWLMGSLSFRGWAFTYVLIPYLVIGGMVLVSYARSLNLFALGERQAAHLGVHVDRTKLVVLVVSTLLTAAAVSIAGIIGFVGLVVPHLVRLLVGPDHRILLPMAAICGGIYVLWADTLARMLLSPTEIPLGVVTAFLGAPFFAYLLKQNKRFRKR, encoded by the coding sequence ATGAAGAAACGATTGTTCATATGGGGAGGAGTCAGCTGTCTCGTCCTTCTGGCATCAATAGTCATCAGCATCTCGATGGGGGCGGCACATCTCCCCATTTCGCAAGTATGGCTCATCCTGCTCCATCAAATCCCGGGCTTGTCTGAGTGGATCACCGTAACGTGGCCGGAGTCATCTGAGCAAATTGTCATGAAGGTTCGTTTTCCACGCGTTGTATTGGCTGTCTTAATTGGAGCCTGCTTGTCACTTGCGGGAGCTGGCTTTCAGGGAGTTTTGCGCAATCCGCTCGCCGATCCGTTTACGATGGGCGTGGCATCCGGTTCTGCTGTCGGAGCAGCCTTCTTGATCCTTTTTGGCTTGCAAATCAGCTTTTTGGGTGCATGGAGCACGCCTGTCGTCGCTTTTCTTACAGGACTCCTCAGTCTATGGATCGTCCTCGGACTCGCGAGCACGCAAGGAAAGCTGCAAACGGAGACCCTGATTTTGTCTGGTGTCGTGGTGCAGGCTTTTCTTGGCTCGCTCGTTTCCTTTATGGTGTCGCTATCTGACCAGACCGTGAATGAGATCGTGTTCTGGCTTATGGGAAGCCTATCATTTCGGGGCTGGGCCTTTACGTACGTCTTGATTCCATACTTGGTCATAGGTGGAATGGTACTTGTGAGCTATGCGCGTTCCTTGAACCTGTTTGCGTTAGGGGAGCGGCAGGCTGCGCATCTCGGCGTTCATGTGGATCGAACGAAGCTGGTGGTTCTAGTCGTCTCGACTCTCCTAACTGCAGCGGCGGTTTCTATCGCGGGAATTATCGGGTTCGTTGGCCTGGTGGTACCGCATCTCGTCCGATTGCTGGTTGGTCCTGACCATCGTATTTTACTTCCGATGGCTGCGATCTGCGGGGGTATTTATGTGCTGTGGGCCGACACTCTTGCTAGAATGCTGCTGAGTCCAACGGAAATCCCGCTCGGTGTCGTGACAGCATTTCTGGGAGCACCGTTTTTCGCCTATTTATTGAAGCAAAATAAACGCTTTAGGAAGAGGTAA
- a CDS encoding WYL domain-containing protein → MNLFDKIHNYQLVTRLDEAGVYPVTSHEKAWLALMLANPSAAEIFEPATLNKLHRLTHMPESESTEQERFVEKAQTQAKQLWSPLVRTLRRIILGKNHIKITAATNKGPIFRNQRGVPYKLEYSLVKKAWYLIWLNMSSNRLITTPLHLIRSVDELYIEDVWYDSFLPTISEQIQQRKQMAKIVIIRRYTAELQRILYAFSCFDKEVAFDPESQVYTITLHFLSDEQEFILSRIRFLGLRVKVVENDQLKQRMAESATNALARYTETPL, encoded by the coding sequence ATGAATCTGTTTGATAAGATACATAATTACCAGCTAGTGACACGGCTAGATGAAGCGGGGGTTTATCCGGTTACCTCACACGAAAAAGCGTGGCTGGCCCTGATGCTGGCGAATCCGTCTGCGGCAGAAATTTTCGAGCCCGCTACACTCAATAAGCTTCACCGTTTGACACACATGCCAGAAAGTGAATCGACCGAACAAGAACGCTTCGTGGAAAAAGCGCAAACACAGGCCAAACAGCTCTGGAGTCCACTCGTGCGAACACTGCGGCGAATCATTCTCGGCAAGAATCACATAAAAATAACCGCAGCCACGAACAAAGGCCCGATTTTTCGCAATCAACGAGGGGTTCCCTACAAGCTGGAATATTCACTTGTCAAGAAGGCCTGGTACCTGATTTGGCTAAACATGTCTTCCAATCGCCTGATTACGACTCCGCTGCATCTCATTCGCTCCGTCGATGAGCTTTACATAGAAGATGTATGGTATGACAGTTTTTTGCCGACTATTTCGGAACAGATCCAACAGCGCAAGCAGATGGCAAAAATTGTGATCATCCGTCGTTACACCGCTGAGCTCCAGCGCATATTGTACGCCTTTTCCTGCTTTGACAAAGAGGTCGCTTTTGATCCAGAATCACAGGTGTATACGATCACCCTGCACTTTCTATCCGACGAGCAGGAGTTTATTTTATCGCGCATTCGTTTTCTCGGCCTGCGGGTAAAAGTAGTAGAAAACGATCAACTCAAACAGCGAATGGCAGAGTCGGCAACGAACGCCTTGGCAAGATATACAGAAACTCCACTTTGA
- a CDS encoding MerR family transcriptional regulator yields MEYTVQKLGLLASVSTRTLRYYDEIDLLKPARINSSGYRIYGQQEVDRLQQILFYRELGVSLEEIKEILDSPTFDAERALREHREKLLERRAQLDALIANVDLTLAQREGTSTMTDKQKFEGFKQKMIDENEDKYGAEIRAKYGNEQIEKSNQKVKGMSEDQYVALEKLNEELHETLAQAFSTGDPAHELAQKAADLHRQWLSFYWDSYSKEAHAGVAQMYVDDPRFTAYYDKEQPGVAEFLREAVVIYTSK; encoded by the coding sequence ATGGAATATACGGTGCAAAAGCTAGGACTCCTGGCGAGTGTCAGCACCCGGACGCTCCGATACTACGATGAAATTGACCTTCTCAAGCCGGCGAGAATCAATTCGTCAGGGTATCGCATTTACGGACAGCAAGAGGTGGATCGATTGCAGCAAATCCTTTTTTACCGCGAGCTGGGGGTGAGCTTGGAGGAGATCAAGGAGATCCTGGATTCACCAACCTTTGATGCTGAACGGGCACTGCGGGAGCACCGCGAGAAGCTCCTGGAAAGGCGAGCGCAATTGGATGCATTAATTGCGAATGTCGATTTGACATTGGCACAAAGAGAGGGGACAAGTACGATGACGGACAAACAGAAATTCGAAGGCTTCAAACAAAAAATGATTGATGAGAATGAAGATAAGTACGGGGCAGAAATTCGAGCGAAATACGGAAATGAACAAATCGAAAAATCGAATCAGAAGGTCAAAGGCATGTCAGAAGACCAGTATGTCGCGCTGGAGAAATTGAACGAAGAGCTGCATGAGACGTTGGCGCAGGCTTTTTCGACAGGAGATCCTGCTCATGAATTGGCGCAAAAAGCAGCTGATCTTCACCGTCAATGGCTGAGCTTTTATTGGGACAGCTACAGTAAGGAAGCGCACGCAGGTGTGGCCCAGATGTATGTCGATGACCCGCGCTTCACGGCTTACTATGACAAGGAGCAGCCTGGTGTTGCAGAGTTTCTCCGAGAGGCAGTGGTCATTTATACGAGCAAGTAA
- a CDS encoding N-acetylmuramoyl-L-alanine amidase, producing the protein MKTTCKKASLICGLWLSLSWPFITEPTQAASVIQAKVVATSLNVRSEPAPNASVVATVTYGAVVTITDEAYGWAKIRYNQKVGWVAGYYLQKGAVTSTGSASSPANTATVKNKQGTVLADSLRMRKGPSTSHEIILSLPRGTRVDILKKQGDWIQARTSNGQTGWVSATYIGDAKANAPVSKSSKTPGLKGKVIVIDPGHGGSDIGTQGTKWNSMEKTLNYKTSMLLASKLRQRGAQVYMTRTSDTEKPSLSQRVVFSESKAADAFISIHYNSSPKPNSGTLTFYYSQDKDEPLARAIESRLAGGIGLRSNGISFGNYHVLRENDDPSVLIELGFLSNPKDEGIVRTSSYQDKAAQAITEALADYFGR; encoded by the coding sequence ATGAAAACAACATGTAAAAAAGCGTCTCTCATATGTGGGCTATGGCTTAGTCTGTCATGGCCGTTTATTACGGAGCCGACGCAAGCAGCAAGTGTCATCCAGGCAAAAGTGGTTGCAACCTCTCTGAACGTTCGCAGTGAACCAGCTCCCAATGCTTCTGTTGTCGCGACCGTGACGTATGGAGCGGTCGTGACGATTACCGATGAAGCATACGGCTGGGCAAAAATTAGATACAATCAAAAGGTAGGCTGGGTCGCGGGGTATTACTTGCAAAAAGGAGCGGTAACGAGTACGGGTTCAGCTTCTTCACCAGCCAATACAGCCACTGTCAAAAACAAGCAGGGCACGGTTTTGGCCGATTCGCTTCGAATGCGAAAAGGGCCAAGCACGAGCCATGAGATTATCCTTTCGCTGCCCAGAGGAACCCGTGTAGACATTTTGAAAAAGCAAGGAGACTGGATCCAAGCGAGAACTTCCAATGGACAAACAGGCTGGGTGTCTGCGACGTATATTGGCGATGCCAAGGCCAACGCTCCGGTGTCCAAAAGCTCCAAAACGCCAGGCTTAAAAGGAAAAGTCATCGTCATCGACCCGGGACATGGTGGTTCTGATATCGGGACACAAGGAACCAAGTGGAATAGCATGGAAAAAACGTTGAATTACAAAACGTCCATGCTGCTTGCCAGCAAACTGCGACAACGCGGTGCGCAAGTCTACATGACGAGGACAAGCGACACAGAAAAGCCTTCGCTATCGCAGCGTGTCGTTTTTAGCGAATCCAAGGCGGCAGATGCCTTCATCAGCATCCATTACAATTCTTCTCCGAAGCCAAATAGCGGGACACTTACGTTTTATTATTCGCAAGACAAAGATGAGCCATTAGCTCGAGCGATTGAATCTCGCTTGGCAGGTGGCATCGGACTCCGAAGCAACGGCATTTCATTCGGCAATTATCACGTCCTGCGTGAAAACGATGATCCATCCGTCTTAATTGAGCTTGGCTTCCTATCGAATCCAAAGGATGAAGGCATCGTCCGTACATCGTCCTATCAGGACAAAGCTGCGCAGGCGATTACAGAAGCCCTAGCTGATTACTTCGGTCGATAA